A single genomic interval of Nonomuraea rubra harbors:
- the cobF gene encoding precorrin-6A synthase (deacetylating), with amino-acid sequence MKRLLLIGIGAGDPDHLTLQAVKAIAAADVFFIVDKGEVKHDLVQLRLDMIAEHGRAPYRIAEARDPERDRDAAAYTAAVDDWRSRRGLAVEALIRDELADGETGAFLVWGDPGVYDSTLAIVEEILQRGDVTFDYAVIPGISSVSALTAAHRTSLTRVGRPVHLTTGRRLAEGGPTADDVVVMLDAHCSFDGLDDYAIHWGAYVGTADEILVSGPVAEVGERIKRVRAEARARKGWIMDTYLLRRLSPRAEQA; translated from the coding sequence GTGAAGCGGCTACTCCTCATCGGCATCGGCGCCGGCGACCCCGACCATCTCACCCTGCAGGCGGTCAAGGCGATCGCCGCCGCGGACGTGTTCTTCATCGTGGACAAGGGCGAGGTCAAGCACGACCTCGTCCAGCTCCGGCTGGACATGATCGCCGAGCACGGGCGGGCGCCGTACCGGATCGCCGAGGCGCGCGACCCGGAGCGGGACCGGGACGCCGCCGCGTACACCGCCGCCGTGGACGACTGGCGCTCGCGGCGCGGGCTCGCCGTCGAGGCGCTCATCCGCGACGAGCTGGCCGACGGCGAGACGGGGGCGTTCCTGGTGTGGGGCGACCCCGGCGTGTACGACAGCACGCTGGCCATCGTCGAGGAGATCCTCCAGCGCGGCGACGTCACCTTCGACTACGCGGTCATCCCCGGGATCAGCAGCGTGTCCGCGCTGACAGCCGCCCATCGCACCAGCCTGACCCGGGTGGGGCGGCCGGTGCACCTGACGACGGGGCGGCGGCTGGCCGAGGGCGGCCCGACGGCCGACGACGTGGTGGTGATGCTCGACGCGCACTGCTCGTTCGACGGGCTGGACGACTACGCCATCCACTGGGGCGCCTACGTGGGCACCGCCGACGAGATCCTGGTGTCGGGGCCGGTGGCGGAGGTGGGCGAGCGCATCAAGCGGGTACGGGCCGAGGCGCGGGCCCGCAAGGGCTGGATCATGGACACGTACCTGCTGCGGCGGCTGTCACCTCGTGCAGAACAAGCCTGA
- a CDS encoding class I SAM-dependent methyltransferase, with protein MEREKVELTTVQGTMLATLYARALDSRARHSILGDHTADEVVRRVDHDWSKTGTQAPWDAATLALRGRELDRWTGEFLIAHPGEVTVLHLACGLDTRVHRLDPPPSVRWVDVDFPDVIELRRRLLPEPGGNYRMLGASVTEEGWLEEVPGDRPVVVVAEGLTMYLHEEEGRQLIQRICGHFPGGELLFDCFSERLVRLAKKLSWMAMGIAPRAVLESWHWGIDDPRELEGWQDGLAFVDDLYVVDVPDLGRLPAAARIGLRLGAHLPGGRDSGRLLRYRF; from the coding sequence ATGGAACGCGAGAAGGTGGAACTCACCACCGTTCAGGGGACGATGCTCGCCACCCTGTACGCCAGGGCGCTGGACAGCCGCGCCCGCCACTCCATCCTCGGCGACCACACCGCCGACGAGGTGGTCAGGCGCGTCGACCACGACTGGAGCAAGACCGGCACCCAGGCACCGTGGGACGCCGCCACCCTGGCCCTGCGCGGCCGGGAGCTGGACCGCTGGACCGGCGAGTTCCTGATCGCCCATCCCGGCGAGGTCACCGTCCTGCACCTGGCGTGCGGGCTGGACACCCGGGTGCACCGGCTGGACCCGCCGCCCTCGGTGCGGTGGGTGGACGTCGACTTCCCCGACGTCATCGAGCTGCGGCGGCGGCTGCTGCCCGAGCCGGGCGGGAACTACCGCATGCTCGGGGCCTCGGTCACCGAGGAGGGGTGGCTGGAGGAGGTGCCCGGTGACCGGCCCGTCGTGGTCGTGGCCGAGGGGCTGACGATGTACCTGCACGAGGAGGAGGGGCGGCAGCTCATTCAGCGGATCTGCGGGCACTTCCCCGGCGGGGAGCTGCTGTTCGACTGCTTCAGCGAGCGGCTCGTCCGGCTGGCGAAGAAGCTGAGCTGGATGGCGATGGGGATCGCGCCCCGGGCGGTGCTGGAGAGCTGGCACTGGGGGATCGACGACCCGCGGGAGCTGGAGGGGTGGCAGGACGGGCTGGCGTTCGTGGACGATCTGTACGTGGTGGACGTGCCCGATCTGGGCAGGCTGCCGGCGGCGGCGCGGATCGGGCTGCGGCTGGGCGCGCACCTGCCCGGCGGGCGCGACTCCGGGCGGTTGCTGCGGTACCGGTTCTGA
- a CDS encoding MFS transporter, producing MLEAHSGQRLWTRGFTLFFAARSTSLLGDHMLPVVISAAMIHGGYGLSGVGYALAAHLAPFAVLMIFGGVLSDRFGARRMMILSDVVRLVFQSLLALLFALGAPELWQVLVLLALVGAGGATFQPGVASITPQIARDVQRGNATLRVSESIMSVLAPSLAGVLLAVSAPWTVFAIDAATFAVSGACLFLLRLPAGGTRAEGSTFRRDLVVGWREFSSRTWLWGVIVIWFVWQVSSSGPTLTLGHSTIITLYGASALGLIMSALGVGNLLGGLAAMRIRPRHPLRAGAIALTCATLMPLGVALGWPPAALAACYAIGGLGMTFWVVMFHTSVQTHVPQELLGRVHAYDAAGSLVMKPVGQALAGPLALLLGTVPLLFAASAMVLVVAGLLLAVPAIRGLARADQ from the coding sequence GTGTTAGAGGCGCACAGCGGGCAACGGCTCTGGACCCGCGGTTTCACCCTGTTCTTCGCGGCCCGCAGCACGTCCCTGCTGGGCGACCACATGCTGCCCGTCGTCATCTCCGCCGCGATGATCCACGGCGGGTACGGCCTCAGCGGCGTCGGCTACGCGCTGGCCGCCCACCTGGCTCCCTTCGCCGTTCTGATGATCTTCGGTGGCGTGCTGTCGGACCGGTTCGGCGCGCGGCGCATGATGATCCTCTCCGACGTCGTTCGCCTGGTCTTCCAGTCGCTGCTCGCCCTGCTGTTCGCCCTGGGCGCGCCCGAGCTGTGGCAGGTGCTCGTGCTGCTGGCGCTGGTCGGCGCGGGCGGCGCCACCTTCCAGCCCGGGGTCGCCAGCATCACCCCGCAGATCGCCCGGGACGTGCAGCGGGGCAACGCCACGCTGCGCGTCTCCGAGTCGATCATGAGCGTGCTCGCGCCCTCCCTGGCGGGCGTGCTCCTGGCCGTCTCCGCGCCGTGGACGGTCTTCGCGATCGACGCGGCCACGTTCGCGGTCAGCGGCGCCTGCCTGTTCCTCCTCCGCCTCCCGGCGGGCGGGACGCGGGCGGAGGGCTCGACCTTCCGGCGCGACCTGGTGGTGGGGTGGCGGGAGTTCAGCTCCAGGACGTGGCTGTGGGGCGTGATCGTGATCTGGTTCGTCTGGCAGGTCAGCTCGTCGGGCCCGACGCTGACCCTGGGCCACAGCACGATCATCACCCTGTACGGCGCGTCCGCGCTCGGCCTCATCATGTCCGCGCTGGGCGTCGGGAACCTGCTCGGCGGGCTCGCCGCGATGCGGATCAGGCCGCGGCACCCCCTCCGGGCCGGCGCCATCGCCCTGACGTGCGCCACCCTCATGCCGCTCGGCGTGGCGCTCGGCTGGCCCCCCGCCGCGCTGGCCGCCTGCTACGCGATCGGCGGCCTGGGCATGACGTTCTGGGTGGTCATGTTCCACACGAGCGTGCAGACCCACGTCCCCCAGGAGCTGCTCGGGCGCGTGCACGCCTATGACGCGGCCGGCTCGCTCGTCATGAAACCCGTCGGCCAGGCGCTGGCGGGACCCCTCGCGCTGCTGCTGGGCACGGTGCCGCTGCTGTTCGCGGCCTCGGCGATGGTCCTGGTCGTCGCCGGCCTGCTGCTCGCCGTCCCCGCCATCCGGGGGCTCGCGCGCGCCGATCAGTGA
- a CDS encoding SigB/SigF/SigG family RNA polymerase sigma factor produces the protein MPVLNLAFEQLTAEELLAELADPQITEMRAVRVRERLVEMHEGLVSEVTRRYRFRGEPMEDLRQAAYVGLMKAVNGFDPELGHEFRGYAMITMMGEVKRHFRDRTWAIRVPRLYQERRIELNKATAELTQELGHAPTVAELAAKMGISEEDVLLALEASTAYSTLSLDAPVSSGDEDAAELSDFVADQDASLDTLVDRHAVKPLIDALPPREKNILLMRFYGNMTQSEIAQEFGISQMHVSRILRAVLTKLRTALSE, from the coding sequence ATGCCTGTCCTGAACCTCGCCTTCGAACAGCTCACCGCCGAGGAACTGCTGGCCGAGCTCGCCGATCCGCAGATCACGGAGATGCGGGCCGTACGCGTGCGCGAGCGCCTGGTGGAGATGCACGAAGGGCTGGTGAGCGAGGTCACCCGCCGCTACCGGTTCCGGGGCGAGCCCATGGAGGACCTGCGCCAGGCCGCGTACGTCGGGCTGATGAAGGCCGTCAACGGCTTCGACCCCGAGCTCGGGCACGAGTTCAGGGGATACGCGATGATCACCATGATGGGCGAGGTCAAGCGGCACTTCCGCGACCGCACCTGGGCCATCCGGGTGCCGCGCCTCTACCAGGAGCGGCGCATCGAGCTCAACAAGGCCACCGCCGAGCTCACCCAGGAGCTGGGCCACGCGCCGACCGTGGCCGAGCTGGCCGCGAAGATGGGCATCTCCGAGGAGGACGTCCTGCTCGCTCTGGAAGCCTCCACCGCCTACAGCACGCTGTCGCTGGACGCCCCGGTCAGCAGCGGCGACGAGGACGCCGCCGAGCTGAGCGACTTCGTGGCCGACCAGGACGCCTCGCTCGACACGCTGGTCGACCGGCACGCGGTCAAGCCGCTCATCGACGCCCTGCCGCCGCGCGAGAAGAACATCCTGCTGATGCGGTTCTACGGGAACATGACCCAGTCGGAGATCGCCCAGGAGTTCGGCATCTCGCAGATGCACGTCTCCCGCATCCTGCGCGCGGTCCTCACCAAGCTGCGCACGGCCCTGTCGGAGTGA
- a CDS encoding serine hydrolase domain-containing protein gives MERLERLVRQAGYGGDEPLVVGLQRHREPPIFHVQGLTPGTPVYAASLSKQMTAALIALLAREGVLDVDGPLSGHLPELPAWAGGVTPRHLLHHLAALPADSVVDAVLTGDRTSEGVLRALTGFAALPGVPGTAYAYSNAGYVCLAAAAERAAGRPLPDLARDRLFAPLSMPGTRFWPGPAAAPPGAAPLSPRHPAPLSLGDGGVWSTAADLLRWGQALNADELGVSELLHTPGRLADGTRTGYAWGVGLRSHAGHRVHRHGGGWPGLRAQHARLPDLGWSIVLLATADDTERHIELVRLVLHEVTAAAAGTCP, from the coding sequence GTGGAACGGCTGGAACGGCTGGTGCGGCAGGCCGGTTACGGCGGTGACGAGCCGCTCGTCGTCGGCCTCCAGCGGCACCGCGAGCCGCCGATCTTCCACGTGCAGGGGCTCACGCCCGGGACGCCCGTGTACGCGGCCTCGCTGTCCAAGCAGATGACCGCCGCGCTGATCGCCCTGCTCGCCCGGGAGGGCGTCCTCGACGTGGACGGCCCGCTGTCCGGTCACCTTCCCGAGCTGCCCGCGTGGGCCGGCGGCGTCACCCCGCGGCACCTGCTCCACCACCTCGCCGCCCTGCCCGCCGACTCCGTCGTCGATGCCGTGCTCACCGGCGACCGCACCAGCGAGGGTGTCCTGCGCGCCCTCACCGGCTTCGCCGCCCTGCCCGGCGTCCCCGGCACCGCGTACGCCTACTCCAACGCCGGCTACGTCTGCCTCGCCGCGGCGGCCGAACGGGCGGCGGGCCGGCCGCTGCCCGACCTGGCCCGGGACCGGCTGTTCGCCCCGCTGTCCATGCCCGGCACCCGCTTCTGGCCCGGCCCCGCCGCCGCCCCGCCCGGCGCGGCGCCGCTGAGCCCCCGGCACCCGGCGCCGCTGTCACTCGGCGACGGGGGCGTGTGGAGCACCGCCGCTGACCTGCTGCGCTGGGGCCAGGCGCTGAACGCCGACGAGCTCGGCGTCTCGGAGCTCCTGCACACTCCTGGCCGCCTGGCCGACGGCACCCGTACCGGCTACGCGTGGGGCGTCGGCCTGCGCTCGCACGCCGGCCACCGCGTGCACCGGCACGGCGGAGGCTGGCCGGGCCTGCGCGCCCAGCACGCCCGGCTGCCTGATCTGGGCTGGAGCATCGTGCTGCTCGCCACCGCCGACGACACGGAGCGGCACATCGAGCTGGTCAGGCTTGTTCTGCACGAGGTGACAGCCGCCGCAGCAGGTACGTGTCCATGA
- a CDS encoding GbsR/MarR family transcriptional regulator, with protein MQRKIDHGRDEEAVRRFVERLALDLVATGIPRMPARIYAALLVAEEGRGTAAELAEFLQVSPAAVSGAVRYLTQVALVTRERDPGARRDHYRVTEDQWSQAILQQDVLFTQWERTLREGMEAVGQASPAAARLAETWEFLQLMREEIPVLVDKWQARLAALRASQGRG; from the coding sequence GTGCAGAGGAAGATCGACCACGGGCGGGACGAGGAGGCGGTGCGCCGCTTCGTGGAGCGCCTCGCCCTCGACCTGGTGGCCACCGGCATCCCGAGGATGCCCGCCCGGATCTACGCCGCCCTCCTGGTCGCCGAGGAGGGCCGTGGCACCGCGGCCGAGCTGGCGGAGTTCCTGCAGGTGAGCCCGGCTGCCGTGTCGGGCGCCGTACGGTATCTGACGCAGGTGGCGCTGGTGACGCGCGAACGCGACCCCGGCGCCCGCCGCGACCACTACCGGGTGACCGAGGACCAGTGGTCGCAGGCGATCCTGCAGCAGGACGTGCTGTTCACGCAGTGGGAGCGCACCCTGCGCGAGGGCATGGAGGCGGTCGGCCAGGCCAGCCCCGCGGCGGCGCGGCTGGCGGAGACGTGGGAGTTCCTCCAGCTCATGCGGGAGGAGATCCCGGTCCTGGTGGACAAGTGGCAGGCCCGGCTGGCCGCGCTCCGCGCGTCCCAGGGCCGCGGCTGA
- a CDS encoding NAD(P)-dependent oxidoreductase — protein sequence MKILVIGSTGRTGRHVLAQGVQRGHEITAFARRPELLAGRDGLAAVHQGDARDLAAVRTAVHGQDAVIAAVGGSEIARTLIAAMRESGVRRVVMTSSRSVPATRPRLPVTLAWLFFREAYVDLARAEGMLQVSDLDWSVARGTMLTDKPGAGRVHVDFEANATGGAMQLSRADYAMALLDTAEDPSLIGKALGVCGPK from the coding sequence ATGAAGATCTTGGTCATCGGCTCGACCGGCCGCACCGGCCGGCACGTGCTCGCGCAGGGTGTCCAGCGCGGCCACGAGATCACCGCGTTCGCCCGCCGCCCCGAGCTCCTCGCCGGCCGCGACGGCCTGGCCGCCGTGCACCAGGGCGACGCCCGCGACCTGGCCGCCGTCCGTACGGCGGTGCACGGCCAGGACGCCGTCATCGCCGCGGTCGGCGGCAGCGAGATCGCCCGCACCCTCATCGCCGCGATGCGCGAGAGCGGCGTGCGGCGGGTGGTGATGACCAGCAGCCGCTCGGTCCCCGCCACCCGCCCGCGCCTGCCGGTCACCCTGGCCTGGCTGTTCTTCCGCGAGGCGTACGTGGACCTGGCCAGGGCCGAGGGCATGCTGCAGGTCAGCGACCTCGACTGGAGCGTCGCCCGGGGCACGATGCTGACCGACAAGCCGGGGGCGGGGCGGGTGCACGTCGACTTCGAGGCCAACGCCACGGGCGGGGCCATGCAGCTGTCACGCGCCGACTACGCGATGGCCCTCCTGGACACCGCCGAGGACCCGTCGCTGATCGGCAAGGCCCTGGGGGTCTGCGGCCCGAAGTAA